The following are encoded together in the Populus trichocarpa isolate Nisqually-1 chromosome 5, P.trichocarpa_v4.1, whole genome shotgun sequence genome:
- the LOC7476408 gene encoding probable receptor-like protein kinase At2g23200, which translates to MEMIQSHKTRYPLPSVLFLLHMLSLHLPSLAYTVPDKYFISCGSDTNSTASGRTFIGDLTSGNSGSFTFTRQSSPVKDSNKSTATPPLYQTARIFRERSSYEFVISSAGTYLVRLHFFSFSYSANLSTALFNVLASEISLVGNFSVPLRSNSPLIKEFFINITVGKFPIYFIPQGSSFAFVNAIELFLAPENFIPSSALLVSPAGSEGKNEDILSMVLLTIHRINVGGPTLSPENDTLWRYWVPDDSFLYSPDTAKNISSLSSKPNSQGGVSKYIAPDLVYQTAKEMNINNSRSSNNFNITWSFNVSKNAMHFVRVHFCDFLSASPGALLRFNLYIYSNFSLPISPYETTGQLAAPFHVDYVVDSDDSGIMRISIGPRQDSGNHTAFLNGLEIMEIMGELGKVARTSDPKNKNTSVFVVGGSVLGGLVLICILAVVLCLGRRCRKPKVMETLDWSPVPVHRGGSTDSRLRVPEGAMFGSLTPNLNLGLRISFAEIQFATNNFDIKKKIGKGGFGTVFRGTLSNGTEVAVKRSEPGSHQGLPEFQTEIIVLSKIRHRHLVSLIGYCDENSEMILVYEFMEKGTLRDHLYDSALPSLPWKQRLEICIGAANGLHYLHRGSSGGFIHRDVKSTNVLLDENYVAKVADFGLSRLSGPPDQTHVSTVVKGTFGYLDPDYFKTQQLTEKSDVYSFGVVLLEVLCARPAINTLLPLEQVNLAEWAMFCKKKGMLEQIVDASIRSEINLNCLRKFVDTAERCLEEYGVDRPNMGDVVWDLEYALQLQQTAMPRELHEDSTTDASAMLALPNIQHLPSLSMSMERDDMPMLREDLSNSPAIEVFSQLRIDDAR; encoded by the coding sequence ATGGAAATGATCCAGAGCCACAAAACCCGATATCCTCTGCCTTCCGTTTTGTTTCTGCTTCACATGTTATCACTTCACCTTCCCTCCTTAGCTTACACTGTTCCAGACAAGTATTTCATCAGTTGTGGTTCAGACACCAATAGTACGGCTTCTGGCCGGACCTTCATCGGGGACTTGACTTCTGGGAATTCTGGTTCCTTCACCTTTACAAGGCAGAGTAGTCCTGTTAAAGATAGCAACAAGTCAACAGCCACACCACCTCTCTATCAAACAGCAAGGATTTTCAGAGAACGGTCTTCTTATGAGTTTGTGATCAGCAGTGCCGGTACTTATTTGGTACGactccatttcttttctttctcttattcAGCTAACCTCTCCACAGCCCTTTTCAATGTTTTGGCTTCTGAAATTTCACTTGTTGGTAACTTTAGTGTACCGCTTAGGAGCAACTCTCCCCTAATAAAGGAATTCTTTATTAACATCACTGTTGGCAAATTTCCGATATATTTTATACCCCAAGGATCATCTTTCGCATTTGTCAATGCCATAGAACTGTTCCTTGCCCCTGAGAATTTCATTCCTAGTTCCGCTCTACTCGTAAGCCCTGCTGGAAGTGAGGGCAAAAACGAGGACATACTCTCTATGGTTTTACTGACAATCCACAGAATAAATGTTGGAGGCCCCACACTCTCACCTGAAAATGACACTCTATGGAGATATTGGGTCCCAGATGATAGTTTTCTCTATAGTCCAGACACTGCCAAGAACATCAGCTCTCTTTCAAGCAAGCCTAATTCCCAAGGAGGAGTTAGCAAATACATTGCCCCTGATTTGGTCTATCAGACTGCCAAGGAGATGAATATAAATAACAGTAGGTCTTCAAATAACTTCAACATAACCTGGTCTTTTAATGTGAGCAAGAATGCTATGCACTTTGTTCGCGTTCACTTCTGCGATTTTTTAAGTGCATCACCTGGTGCTTTGTTGCGTTTCAATCTCTATATCTATAGCAACTTCAGTCTTCCAATCTCTCCATATGAAACAACTGGCCAGTTGGCCGCTCCTTTCCATGTTGACTATGTTGTAGATTCTGATGATTCTGGAATTATGAGGATCAGTATCGGCCCCCGTCAAGATTCTGGAAATCATACTGCCTTTTTAAATGGGCTAGAAATCATGGAGATAATGGGGGAACTCGGAAAGGTAGCAAGGACAAGTGATCCCAAGAACAAGAACACTAGTGTCTTTGTTGTTGGTGGCTCAGTTCTTGGAGGTTTGGTTCTCATCTGCATTTTGGCAGTTGTTTTATGCTTGGGTCGAAGATGCAGGAAACCAAAAGTAATGGAGACTTTGGATTGGTCACCTGTGCCGGTACATAGAGGAGGGAGCACTGACAGTAGGCTGCGGGTACCTGAAGGTGCCATGTTTGGCTCCTTGACGCCTAATTTAAACCTTGGATTGAGGATCTCTTTTGCTGAAATACAGTTCGCAACGAACAACTTTgatatcaaaaagaaaattggcAAGGGTGGATTTGGGACTGTCTTCCGAGGAACTCTGAGTAATGGCACTGAAGTTGCTGTGAAACGAAGTGAGCCAGGGTCACACCAGGGCCTTCCAGAATTTCAAACAGAGATAATCGTTTTATCTAAGATTCGCCATCGCCATCTTGTTTCTTTGATTGGGTATTGTGATGAAAATTCCGAAATGATACTGGTTTATGAATTCATGGAGAAAGGGACATTGAGGGATCACCTGTATGATTCAGCTTTGCCTTCCTTGCCTTGGAAGCAAAGACTTGAAATTTGCATTGGTGCTGCAAATGGTCTTCACTATCTCCATAGAGGATCCTCTGGGGGATTTATTCATCGCGATGTCAAATCCACTAACGTCTTGCTTGATGAGAACTACGTGGCCAAAGTTGCTGACTTTGGGCTTTCAAGGTTATCAGGTCCTCCCGATCAAACTCATGTCAGCACAGTTGTTAAAGGCACCTTCGGTTATCTTGATCCTGATTACTTTAAGACCCAACAATTAACAGAAAAATCTGATGTCTACTCATTTGGCGTGGTTCTTCTTGAGGTTCTATGTGCAAGACCTGCTATCAATACCTTGCTTCCACTAGAGCAAGTAAATCTAGCTGAGTGGGCAATGTTCTGCAAGAAAAAAGGAATGCTGGAACAGATTGTGGATGCTTCAATAAGAAGCGAGATCAACCTCAATTGTCTAAGGAAATTTGTTGACACAGCAGAGCGATGCTTGGAAGAATATGGTGTAGATAGGCCTAATATGGGAGATGTGGTGTGGGATTTGGAGTACGCATTGCAACTACAACAAACTGCTATGCCAAGGGAGCTACATGAGGACAGCACAACCGATGCTTCAGCCATGCTAGCACTGCCTAATATTCAACATCTTCCTTCTCTTAGCATGTCAATGGAGAGGGATGATATGCCCATGTTGAGAGAGGATCTATCAAACTCACCGGCAATTGAAGTTTTCTCCCAATTAAGAATTGATGATGCCAGATGA
- the LOC18099563 gene encoding probable receptor-like protein kinase At5g24010 isoform X1, whose product MEFTLHPLFLLQSLLLLSSSVSYNPSVKYFMNCGSDTDVDDLDGSPRTFVGDENSNSSFSVGKSTSIQNENPLPGISLLYHTARIYTKLTPYTLDITQNGSYLVRLHFFPFSFKGTHLADALFNVSASNFSLLTDFRVPNSTTEFPVIKEFFLTIAVGNFNIYFKPAEETPFAFVNAIEAFLLPQNFFMDNASATPPLRTKDGALRTRYRINVGGLEVNDTLWRNWVPDDDYLAFGGSGANRPFSGKLHQASQGLTVQEIAPDSVYTTCKEASVDNNGASNFPNITWRFNVSKKARHLVRLHFCDFISVSPGTVKFDLNLSTNLSQVIDPNSGGFSEMASPFFLDFMVPSDDSGYMSFSIAPGNNSIPKVAFLNGLEIMEFVGNTTIVVPVDEHEAKNHLVLIIGSAGGVALVLVLILLFSLCLRLKRPKPVKAEFLYGKGRSPSWITEKTENASSNVTNLNLKLKMSLAEILAATHNFNPKLLIGEGGFGKVYKGTLETGMKVAVKRSDSSHGQGLPEFRTEVMVLSKIQHRHLVSLVGYCDEGSEMILVFEFLEKGTLRDHLYSTKECSKNPSAKTELNWKQRLEICIGSAKGLHYLHTGPDGGIFHRDVKSTNILLDEHYVAKVADFGLSQQGMPDPDHISMGFKGTFGYLDPEYLRTFQLTNKSDVYSFGVVLLEVLCARLPVVDSQQKEEINLAEWGMFWQKEGQLEKIIDPLLAGHINPNSLRKFGEIAEKCLKPQGADRPNMIDVCWDLEYAMQLQQTAVHREAHEDTTTTGVSSDSALPVMQNMSSNMFPVDDFSDTTDTVMYPN is encoded by the coding sequence ATGGAGTTCACTCTTCatcctctctttcttcttcaatctcttcttcttctttcatcctCAGTATCTTACAATCCATCGGTTAAGTACTTCATGAACTGTGGATCAGACACCGATGTCGATGATCTTGACGGTTCCCCGCGGACTTTTGTTGGTGATGAGAATTCTAACTCTTCCTTCTCTGTTGGAAAAAGCACATCTATCCAAAATGAAAACCCTTTACCCGGCATATCACTCCTATATCATACAGCCAGAATCTATACGAAATTAACCCCGTATACGCTTGATATCACTCAAAATGGTTCCTACCTTGTCCGCCTTCATTTCTTTCCATTCAGCTTCAAAGGGACTCATCTTGCTGATGCTTTGTTCAATGTGTCTGCTTCaaatttttcacttttaacAGATTTTAGAGTCCCGAACAGTACTACTGAGTTCCCAGTGATCAAGGAGTTCTTTCTCACGATAGCTGTAGGAAATTTCAACATCTACTTCAAACCAGCTGAAGAGACACCTTTTGCTTTCGTGAATGCCATTGAAGCCTTTCTTCTCCCACAAAATTTCTTCATGGATAATGCCTCTGCAACTCCTCCTTTACGGACCAAAGATGGAGCTCTTAGGACACGTTATAGGATCAATGTTGGAGGTCTAGAAGTTAACGATACCCTGTGGAGAAATTGGGTACCAGATGATGATTATCTAGCTTTTGGGGGTTCGGGTGCAAACCGTCCGTTTAGTGGTAAACTTCATCAGGCCAGTCAAGGGTTGACTGTCCAAGAAATTGCCCCTGATTCTGTGTACACAACTTGCAAAGAAGCGAGTGTAGATAATAACGGGGCATCCAATTTTCCAAATATAACTTGGCGTTTTAACGTGAGCAAGAAAGCTAGGCATCTTGTTCGTCTGCACTTTTGTGACTTTATCAGTGTGTCACCAGGTACTGTGAAATTTGATCTCAATTTATCTACCAATTTGAGTCAAGTGATCGATCCTAATTCTGGTGGGTTTAGTGAAATGGCATCTCCATTTTTCCTCGATTTTATGGTTCCTTCTGATGATTCCGGATATATGAGTTTTAGTATAGCCCCAGGAAATAATTCTATTCCGAAAGTTGCTTTTCTGAATGGATTGGAGATCATGGAGTTTGTGGGGAACACGACAATTGTAGTGCCTGTTGATGAACATGAGGCAAAAAACCATCTAGTTCTCATAATTGGTTCAGCTGGAGGTGTGGCTCTAGtcttggttttgattttattattctcattatgtTTGAGATTAAAGCGACCAAAGCCCGTAAAAGCTGAGTTTCTTTATGGAAAAGGGAGGTCTCCCAGTTGgataactgaaaaaactgaaaatgccTCCTCCAACGTTACTAATTTAAACCTCAAACTGAAGATGTCTTTAGCTGAAATACTGGCTGCGACTCATAATTTCAATCCAAAGTTGTTGATTGGTGAGGGTGGGTTTGGCAAAGTTTATAAAGGAACTCTTGAGACTGGTATGAAGGTGGCTGTGAAACGAAGCGATTCAAGTCATGGCCAGGGTCTTCCAGAGTTCCGAACTGAGGTCATGGTCCTTTCAAAGATTCAACATCGGCATCTTGTTTCCTTGGTTGGCTACTGCGATGAAGGATCGGAGATGATACTGGTTTTTGAATTCTTGGAAAAGGGGACTTTGAGGGACCACTTATACAGCACGAAGGAGTGCTCAAAGAATCCATCTGCAAAAACTGAATTGAATTGGAAACAAAGGCTTGAAATCTGTATTGGCTCAGCAAAAGGTCTCCATTACCTCCATACTGGTCCTGATGGAGGAATCTTTCACCGTGATGTTAAGTCTACAAACATCTTACTTGATGAACATTACGTGGCCAAAGTAGCTGATTTCGGTCTTTCTCAACAAGGAATGCCTGATCCGGACCATATAAGCATGGGTTTTAAAGGTACTTTTGGTTATCTTGACCCTGAATATCTCAGAACTTTTCAGTTAACCAATAAATCAGATGTGTATTCTTTTGGTGTGGTTCTTCTTGAAGTGCTTTGTGCTCGACTCCCTGTTGTAGACTCACAGCAGAAGGAAGAAATAAACTTAGCTGAATGGGGGATGTTTTGGCAAAAGGAAGGGCAGCTTGAAAAGATTATCGATCCTCTACTGGCAGGTCACATCAACCCTAATTCGCTAAGAAAATTTGGTGAAATAGCTGAGAAGTGTTTGAAGCCACAAGGAGCAGACAGGCCTAATATGATTGATGTGTGCTGGGATTTAGAATACGCAATGCAGCTTCAACAGACTGCAGTGCATAGAGAGGCACATGAGGACACCACCACAACAGGTGTTTCATCAGATTCAGCACTCCCAGTTATGCAGAACATGAGTTCTAATATGTTCCcagttgatgatttctcagatACAACAGATACTGTAATGTATCCCAATTAA
- the LOC18099563 gene encoding probable receptor-like protein kinase At5g24010 isoform X2: protein MEFTLHPLFLLQSLLLLSSSVSYNPSVKYFMNCGSDTDVDDLDGSPRTFVGDENSNSSFSVGKSTSIQNENPLPGISLLYHTARIYTKLTPYTLDITQNGSYLVRLHFFPFSFKGTHLADALFNVSASNFSLLTDFRVPNSTTEFPVIKEFFLTIAVGNFNIYFKPAEETPFAFVNAIEAFLLPQNFFMDNASATPPLRTKDGALRTRYRINVGGLEVNDTLWRNWVPDDDYLAFGGSGANRPFSGKLHQASQGLTVQEIAPDSVYTTCKEASVDNNGASNFPNITWRFNVSKKARHLVRLHFCDFISVSPGTVKFDLNLSTNLSQVIDPNSGGFSEMASPFFLDFMVPSDDSGYMSFSIAPGNNSIPKVAFLNGLEIMEFVGNTTIVVPVDEHEAKNHLVLIIGSAGGVALVLVLILLFSLCLRLKRPKPVKAEFLYGKGRSPSWITEKTENASSNVTNLNLKLKMSLAEILAATHNFNPKLLIGEGGFGKVYKGTLETGMKVAVKRSDSSHGQGLPEFRTEVMVLSKIQHRHLVSLVGYCDEGSEMILVFEFLEKGTLRDHLYSTKECSKNPSAKTELNWKQRLEICIGSAKGLHYLHTGPDGGIFHRDVKSTNILLDEHYVAKVADFGLSQQGMPDPDHISMGFKVLCARLPVVDSQQKEEINLAEWGMFWQKEGQLEKIIDPLLAGHINPNSLRKFGEIAEKCLKPQGADRPNMIDVCWDLEYAMQLQQTAVHREAHEDTTTTGVSSDSALPVMQNMSSNMFPVDDFSDTTDTVMYPN from the exons ATGGAGTTCACTCTTCatcctctctttcttcttcaatctcttcttcttctttcatcctCAGTATCTTACAATCCATCGGTTAAGTACTTCATGAACTGTGGATCAGACACCGATGTCGATGATCTTGACGGTTCCCCGCGGACTTTTGTTGGTGATGAGAATTCTAACTCTTCCTTCTCTGTTGGAAAAAGCACATCTATCCAAAATGAAAACCCTTTACCCGGCATATCACTCCTATATCATACAGCCAGAATCTATACGAAATTAACCCCGTATACGCTTGATATCACTCAAAATGGTTCCTACCTTGTCCGCCTTCATTTCTTTCCATTCAGCTTCAAAGGGACTCATCTTGCTGATGCTTTGTTCAATGTGTCTGCTTCaaatttttcacttttaacAGATTTTAGAGTCCCGAACAGTACTACTGAGTTCCCAGTGATCAAGGAGTTCTTTCTCACGATAGCTGTAGGAAATTTCAACATCTACTTCAAACCAGCTGAAGAGACACCTTTTGCTTTCGTGAATGCCATTGAAGCCTTTCTTCTCCCACAAAATTTCTTCATGGATAATGCCTCTGCAACTCCTCCTTTACGGACCAAAGATGGAGCTCTTAGGACACGTTATAGGATCAATGTTGGAGGTCTAGAAGTTAACGATACCCTGTGGAGAAATTGGGTACCAGATGATGATTATCTAGCTTTTGGGGGTTCGGGTGCAAACCGTCCGTTTAGTGGTAAACTTCATCAGGCCAGTCAAGGGTTGACTGTCCAAGAAATTGCCCCTGATTCTGTGTACACAACTTGCAAAGAAGCGAGTGTAGATAATAACGGGGCATCCAATTTTCCAAATATAACTTGGCGTTTTAACGTGAGCAAGAAAGCTAGGCATCTTGTTCGTCTGCACTTTTGTGACTTTATCAGTGTGTCACCAGGTACTGTGAAATTTGATCTCAATTTATCTACCAATTTGAGTCAAGTGATCGATCCTAATTCTGGTGGGTTTAGTGAAATGGCATCTCCATTTTTCCTCGATTTTATGGTTCCTTCTGATGATTCCGGATATATGAGTTTTAGTATAGCCCCAGGAAATAATTCTATTCCGAAAGTTGCTTTTCTGAATGGATTGGAGATCATGGAGTTTGTGGGGAACACGACAATTGTAGTGCCTGTTGATGAACATGAGGCAAAAAACCATCTAGTTCTCATAATTGGTTCAGCTGGAGGTGTGGCTCTAGtcttggttttgattttattattctcattatgtTTGAGATTAAAGCGACCAAAGCCCGTAAAAGCTGAGTTTCTTTATGGAAAAGGGAGGTCTCCCAGTTGgataactgaaaaaactgaaaatgccTCCTCCAACGTTACTAATTTAAACCTCAAACTGAAGATGTCTTTAGCTGAAATACTGGCTGCGACTCATAATTTCAATCCAAAGTTGTTGATTGGTGAGGGTGGGTTTGGCAAAGTTTATAAAGGAACTCTTGAGACTGGTATGAAGGTGGCTGTGAAACGAAGCGATTCAAGTCATGGCCAGGGTCTTCCAGAGTTCCGAACTGAGGTCATGGTCCTTTCAAAGATTCAACATCGGCATCTTGTTTCCTTGGTTGGCTACTGCGATGAAGGATCGGAGATGATACTGGTTTTTGAATTCTTGGAAAAGGGGACTTTGAGGGACCACTTATACAGCACGAAGGAGTGCTCAAAGAATCCATCTGCAAAAACTGAATTGAATTGGAAACAAAGGCTTGAAATCTGTATTGGCTCAGCAAAAGGTCTCCATTACCTCCATACTGGTCCTGATGGAGGAATCTTTCACCGTGATGTTAAGTCTACAAACATCTTACTTGATGAACATTACGTGGCCAAAGTAGCTGATTTCGGTCTTTCTCAACAAGGAATGCCTGATCCGGACCATATAAGCATGGGTTTTAAAG TGCTTTGTGCTCGACTCCCTGTTGTAGACTCACAGCAGAAGGAAGAAATAAACTTAGCTGAATGGGGGATGTTTTGGCAAAAGGAAGGGCAGCTTGAAAAGATTATCGATCCTCTACTGGCAGGTCACATCAACCCTAATTCGCTAAGAAAATTTGGTGAAATAGCTGAGAAGTGTTTGAAGCCACAAGGAGCAGACAGGCCTAATATGATTGATGTGTGCTGGGATTTAGAATACGCAATGCAGCTTCAACAGACTGCAGTGCATAGAGAGGCACATGAGGACACCACCACAACAGGTGTTTCATCAGATTCAGCACTCCCAGTTATGCAGAACATGAGTTCTAATATGTTCCcagttgatgatttctcagatACAACAGATACTGTAATGTATCCCAATTAA